From Nicotiana tabacum cultivar K326 chromosome 22, ASM71507v2, whole genome shotgun sequence, one genomic window encodes:
- the LOC142176366 gene encoding TATA-box-binding protein-like, producing MRIREPKTTALIFASGKMVCTGAKSEQQSKLAARKYARIIQKLGFPAKFKDFKIQNIVGSCDVKFPIRLEGLAYAHGAFSSYEPELFPGLIYRMKQPKIVLLIFVSGKIVITGAKVRDETYTAFENIYPVLTEFRKNQQ from the exons ATGAGAATTAGAGAACCAAAAACTACAGCACTGATTTTTGCTTCTGGGAAGATG GTCTGTACTGGAGCAAAAAGTGAACAACAGTCAAAGTTGGCAGCACGGAAA TATGCTAGAATCATTCAAAAGCTTGGTTTTCCAGCCAAGTTTAAG GATTTTAAGATCCAGAATATAGTTGGTTCTTGTGATGTTAAATTTCCTATTCGACTTGAAGGCCTTGCATATGCCCACGGTGCTTTCTCAAGT TACGAGCCAGAACTATTCCCTGGATTAATATATCGCATGAAACAACCAAAAATAGTGCTGCTTATTTTTGTTTCTGGGAAAATTGTCATCACAGGAGCTAAG GTTAGAGATGAGACATATACTGCCTTTGAGAACATATACCCAGTTCTTACTGAGTTCAGGAAGAATCAGCAATG A
- the LOC107826062 gene encoding 2-oxoisovalerate dehydrogenase subunit beta 1, mitochondrial-like, giving the protein MKMASSFRRIGKLASISSKNQSRGFSSTVDQTLKKSEGISPSKSVNLFTAINQALHIALDSDPRAYVFGEDVGFGGVFRCTTGLADRFGKQRVFNTPLCEQGIVGFAIGLAAMDNRAIAEIQFADYIFPAFDQIVNEAAKFRYRSGNQFNCGGLTIRAPYGAVGHGGHYHSQSPESFFCHVPGIKVVIPRSPHQAKGLLLSSIRDPNPVVFFEPKMLYRMAVEEVPEDDYMLPLSEAEVIREGSDITLVGWGAQLSTMEQACIEAAKEGISCELIDLKTLIPWDKETVEASVKKTGRLLVSHEAPVTGGFGAEISASIVERCFTRLEAPVARVCGLDTPFPLVFEPFYLPTKNKILDAIKSTVNY; this is encoded by the exons ATGAAAATGGCAAGCAGTTTCAGAAGAATTGGAAAATTGGcttcaatttcttccaaaaatcaaaGTAGGGGATTCTCGTCAACAGTTGATCAGACGCTTAAAAAAAGTGAAGGAATCAGTCCGAGCAAATCTGTCAACCTTTTTACTGCTATTAATCAAGCTCTTCACATCGCCTTAGACTCTGATCCTCG TGCTTATGTATTTGGAGAAGATGTTGGTTTCGGTGGTGTCTTTCGTTGCACTACTGGATTAGCTGACCGATTTGGAAAACAGAGAGTTTTTAACACTCCTTTATGTGAGCAG GGCATAGTTGGATTTGCTATTGGTCTGGCTGCAATG GACAATCGAGCTATAGCAGAAATTCAATTTGCCGATTATATTTTTCCTGCTTTTGATCAG ATCGTCAATGAAGCTGCGAAATTCAGATATAGGAGTGGTAATCAGTTCAACTGCGGAG GCTTAACTATTAGAGCACCTTATGGAGCTGTTGGACATGGCGGGCATTACCACTCACAATCCCCCGAATCTTTCTTCTGCCATGTTCCTGGTATAAAG GTGGTCATCCCACGCAGTCCACATCAAGCAAAAGGATTGCTGTTGTCGTCCATACGTGACCCAAATCCTGTAGTCTTTTTTGAGCCAAAG ATGCTTTACCGGATGGCTGTTGAAGAAGTTCCTGAAGATGATTATATGTTGCCTCTCTCTGAGGCAGAG GTCATCAGGGAAGGTAGTGATATCACATTAGTTGGTTGGGGAGCTCAGCTATCTACTATGGAGCAGGCATGCATTGAAGCTGCAAAG GAAGGGATCTCATGCGAACTGATAGACCTTAAAACTTTAATACCATGGGACAAGGAAACAGTAGAGGCTTCCGTCAAAAAGACAGGAAGGCTTCTG GTTAGTCATGAAGCTCCTGTGACAGGTGGATTTGGTGCTGAAATTTCTGCATCTATAGTTGAACGTTGCTTTACAAGA TTAGAAGCTCCAGTGGCCAGAGTATGTGGGTTAGATACCCCTTTTCCTCTTGTCTTCGAACCCTTTTACTTGCCTACAAAGAACAAG ATACTGGACGCAATCAAATCTACTGTGAATTACTAA